The Deinococcus detaillensis DNA window ACGCGCTCTACGTCTCCGGTCTGCGCGGCGCGGCGCTCCAAAATACGCCGCACTTCGTCTGCGCTCCCGCCTTCCAGCAAATACAGCACCGGCAAGGTGGCTTTGCCCTCGCGCAGGTCGCCGCCCACCGGCTTGCCGATGGTGGCTTCGTCACCCATCAAATCGAGCAAGTCATCTTGCATCTGAAAAGCCAAGCCGTACTCGCGCCCGTAGGTTTCCAACGCCTCGGTCAGGTGGCCCTGCGCCGAGCGCAGCAGCGCCGGAGCGCGGGCGGCCAGCTCAAAGACCGCCGCCGTTTTGCCGTAAATGACTTGCAAGTAGTTGTCCAGCGAGTAATCGGCGTAGGCCGCCACCTGAAATTGCAGCACCTCGCCTTCGCACACCGCGCTGGCCGCCAAGCCAAAGGCGCGGGTCAGGCTCGGCGGCATCTCGGCGAGCAGCACCAGCAAGCGGCTGAGCATAAAGTCGCCGCTCATGACGCTCACCACGTTGCCAAACTTACGGAAGGCGGTTTCCTGGCCGCGCCGGGTATCCGAATCGTCAATCAGGTCATCGTGAAGCAGTGAGGCCGAGTGCAGCAGCTCTACGCAGACAGCCAGATCGGTGTCAAAGGGGTGCTGCTCGCCGCCGCTGAGGGCTTTGGAAGCCAGATACGTGATCGCGGGGCGCACCCGTTTGCCGCCTGCCGCCACCAAATCCTCACCGATCACCTCGATGAACTCAACTTTGGAGCGCAGCACTTCACGCAGTCGGGCTTCAAATTCGGCAAGGGGCACGGCGCTTACGGCGGTCATGGCCCCAGTATAAAGTCAAAGCGCGGGACTAAAGTTTGCAGAATCTACAGGTCGCAAGGTTAGGCGGCGGCGCAGCGGAGGTTCAGCTTTGCTGTTAGACTGCCTTTGTCACCTTTTCATCAGATCCACTTCTAAAGCAGCCAACCCGCCAATCGGCCCGCCTGCTTTTGGCAGCGGCTCACCGCTTAGCAGCTTTACCCACTGGAGGACACCCATGCTCCGATCCACCTTGCACCGGCCCGCTTTGACCCTCGCCCTGCTCAGCGGCGCTGCTTTATTCGGCTCGGCCAGCGCGGCCACCCTCGTCTACGGCATGGGCGGCGATCCCGTGTCGCTCGACACCGGCACCATCACCGACGGCAATTCCTCGCTAGCCCAGTCACTGGTCTACGACATGTTGGTGCGTTTCAAAAAAGGCACCTCCACCATTGCGCCGGGGCTGGCAACCCGCTGGTCGTCCAACAAAGACGCCACCGAATGGACATTTTACCTGCGTAAGAATGTGACGTTTAGCGACGGCACCCCCTTCAACGCCGACGCGGTGGTCTACAACGTCAACCGTTGGTGGGACTTGGCCGCGCCGGAAGGGGCCACCGCCCAGAGCAAGACCTTTACTTCATGGCAGTTTATTTTTGGCGGCTTCAAAAGCGACAAAAACAGCTTCCTGAAAAGTGTCAAGGCTGACGGGCCCGACAAAGTGGTGTTCACGCTCAACAACTCGTTTGCGCCGTTTCCCGAAGCGATGGCCACCACCTTTTTCGGAATCGCCTCGCCGACCGCCGTGAAAAAAGCCGGAGCGAAGTACGGCACGCCCGCCGCCTTGCCAGTCGGCACCGGCCCATTTGTGATGCAGTCGTGGCAAACCGGCGACCGGATTACCCTGACGACCAACAAAAAGCACTGGGGCAAAAAAGCCAGCTACGACAACCTGGTGCTGCGCTTTATCAAAGACCCCAGCGCCCGCCTCAACGAACTCAAAGCCGGAACCATCGATTTCACCTCCGATCTCAATCCCGACCAGCTCGGCGCAGTGAAAGCCGATTCGTCGCTCAACGAAATCATCGTGCCTTCGTTTAATGTCGGCACCCTCAGCTTAAATATCCGCAACCAGTACCTCAAGAATGACAAGGTGCGGCAGGCCGTCAGCATGGCCATCAACAAAAAAGCCATCGTGGACGCTTTCTGGAACGGGCTGGGCGTCTCGGATGCCAGCTTCTTGCCCCCGGCTCTCAACTGGGCCGCCTCCAAAAATGTGCCGGACGACTACAAGTACGACCCCGCCGCCGCCAAGAAGTTGCTGGCCGACGCGGGCTACCCCAACGGCTTCAGCATCGATTTGTGGTACATGCCGGTGAGCCGCCCGTATTTCCCGACGCCCAAACCGATTGCCGAGGCGATGGCCGCCGACCTGAGTGCCATCGGCATCAAGGTCAACCTCAAAACCGAGGACTGGGCCAAATACCTCACCGACCGCAACACCGCTCCGGGCTTTGACATGTACATGATCGGCTGGACGGGGCCGTATGCCAGCCCGTACAACTTCTACAACACCTATTACGGTGAGGCCTCACCCGCCGACACCGGCTACTCCAATCCCAAGATATTCGACCTGCTCGGCAAAGCGGTGGCCAGCAGCAATAAAGCGGTCAGTGCCAAAGCCTACGCCCAGATTGCCCAGATCACTTATGAGGCCAATATCCGCTTGCCCATCGTGCATTCCCGCCCGCTGGGAGCCGAGCGCAGCTACGTCAAAGGCTGGCAGCCCGGCCCATCGGCGCTGACGCCGTTTGAAGATATTACGATCGACGGCAAGAAGTAAGAAAGAAGCGGCGAGCGGTGAGAAGGCCGTAAAAGCAGCGTCGGCTCCAGTCAACGCGCACCTTCTCACCCACCATCCCTGAAGGAACACCCCTTCCCCTTGAGGTTGCCATGACCCAGACTCAGACCCCGCCCAACGCTATTCCCCCCGAACTCAAGCAGCAAGTCACAGCTTGGCGGCGCTACCTTCACCAGCACCCCGAACTGTCGTTTCAAGAACACCAGACCGCCGACTACGTGGAGGGCGAGTTAAAAAAGCTGCCTAACCTGACGCTGAGTCGCCCCACCCCGACCAGCATTCTGGCGGTGCTGAAAGGCGCGGCGGGAGCGGGGCGAACGGTGTTGCTGCGGGCCGACATGGACGCCTTGCCGATTCAGGAAGACACCGGCCTCGAATTTGCTTCCCAGAACCCCGGCGTGATGCACGCCTGCGGGCACGACGGCCACACCGCCATGCTGCTGGGCGCGGCCACACTGCTTTCGGCCAGTCCTGAAACGCTGCGCGGCGAAGTGCGCTTTATTTTCCAGCACGCCGAGGAGCTGTTTCCCGGCGGCGCTCAGCAAGTGGTCGACGCCGGAATCATGGACGGCGTGGACGCGGTGGTGGGCACCCATTTGATGACGCCGATTCCGACGGGCGTGATCGTGCTGCGCGACGGCCCGCTGCTGGCCGCTTCCGATGTTTTTAATATCCGCATCGAAGGCAAAGGTGGACACGCCGCCAGCCCCCACGAAACCATTGACCCGGTGGTGATTGCTGCCCAGATCGTGCTGGCTCTGCAAAGTGTGGTTTCTCGCCAGCGCGACCCCCTCGACCCCGCCGTGCTGAGCGTGACCCAGATCAACGGCGGCAGCGCCCACAACATCATTCCCGGCAGCGTGACCATGACCGGCACCGTCAGGACGTTCGACGCCGAGCTGCGCGAAAAAATGCCGGAGCGCATGGAAAAACTCATCAAGGGAATCACTGAGGGGTACGGAGCGAGCTACACCTTCGATTACGAAAACGGCTACCGCGCCGTCATCAACGACCCCAAAATTACCGAAATGCTGCGCGAGGTGACCCGCGAAACGCTCGGCGCTGAGGCGACACTCTCGGAAGGCAGGCCGATCATGGGCGGTGAGGATTTCAGCGCTTACCTGACCAAAGCGCCCGGCACTTTCATTGCCATCGGTGCGGGTGGCCCCGGTTACGCGCCTCACCACCACTCCAAGTTCACGGTGGACGAACGCGCTCTGGAACACGGCGTCTTGCTGTACGTCGGTGCGGCGCGGCGACTGACGCAGGCTGGTTAGAGTCCAGCTTGTGAGTGAAATGAAAAGCGCCGCCCTCAATTGAAGGCGGCGCTTTTAGTTGAAATGGGAGCCAGAAAAGCCTTCCTAACGCCGATTGCGCTCGATACCGCTGTTCGCTCCACTCACGCTGTCAGGCAACTTGTCCACCTGATCGGCTTTTTCCTGCATGCCCGTTTTCTGAACTTGCTTGATGCCGCTCAGATCGTTGGTGTCTTTGTCGCCGCCGCCGCCTTGCGGGGAAGCGGGGTTGGTATCGGCCGCTTGTGGCTCATGCTGCTGGGGTTCACGGTTGGGTTGATCGCTCATGGGTGAAACCTCCCTTGATTGTGGAATACGCTCAGTTTAGCGGATGAGGCCCTGCGCGGAGCGCTGCATCAACGTCCGGTCAAGCTCCGGTGAGTGACGGCTGGTAAAAGGGCCAAGATCACGGCACTCCGAAACGTTGGCCCTGACGCTTTCTGGGGCCGGGTTCGCCTTTAGCTTGAGGAATGAAATCCGCTTTCTTGATGAGCCTGATGGGCCTCGCCTTGCTGACGGCTCCCGCTGGAGCGCAGTCCGCCGCCGCGATTGCCAAAGTGGACGCCGCCGATATGGACATCGAAAAGGCCCGCAGCCGCAGTTATCCGGGCAGCGCCCTGAGTGTGCTGCAAAACCTCAGCGCGGGCAGCACCTACTCGCGTCAAGTGGTGAGCTATAAGTCCGACGGCCTGATTATACGTGCTCTGCTGACGGTGCCAAGCGGCACGCCGCCTAAAGGAGGCTGGCCCGCTGTCGTCTTTAATCACGGCTACATTCCGCCCAATATCTACCGCACCACCGAGCGCTACGTGGCCTACCAAGACGCCTTTGCCCGCGCCGGATTCGTGACTCTCAAGAGCGATTACCGGGGACACGGCAGCTCGCAGGGCGAAGCGCTTGGCGGTTACTACG harbors:
- a CDS encoding polyprenyl synthetase family protein, translated to MTAVSAVPLAEFEARLREVLRSKVEFIEVIGEDLVAAGGKRVRPAITYLASKALSGGEQHPFDTDLAVCVELLHSASLLHDDLIDDSDTRRGQETAFRKFGNVVSVMSGDFMLSRLLVLLAEMPPSLTRAFGLAASAVCEGEVLQFQVAAYADYSLDNYLQVIYGKTAAVFELAARAPALLRSAQGHLTEALETYGREYGLAFQMQDDLLDLMGDEATIGKPVGGDLREGKATLPVLYLLEGGSADEVRRILERRAAQTGDVERVRELVAAQGIYQRARDEIVRRAELAIAALHRLPPSPDRDRLEAYAAYEVQRVR
- a CDS encoding M20 family metallopeptidase translates to MTQTQTPPNAIPPELKQQVTAWRRYLHQHPELSFQEHQTADYVEGELKKLPNLTLSRPTPTSILAVLKGAAGAGRTVLLRADMDALPIQEDTGLEFASQNPGVMHACGHDGHTAMLLGAATLLSASPETLRGEVRFIFQHAEELFPGGAQQVVDAGIMDGVDAVVGTHLMTPIPTGVIVLRDGPLLAASDVFNIRIEGKGGHAASPHETIDPVVIAAQIVLALQSVVSRQRDPLDPAVLSVTQINGGSAHNIIPGSVTMTGTVRTFDAELREKMPERMEKLIKGITEGYGASYTFDYENGYRAVINDPKITEMLREVTRETLGAEATLSEGRPIMGGEDFSAYLTKAPGTFIAIGAGGPGYAPHHHSKFTVDERALEHGVLLYVGAARRLTQAG
- a CDS encoding ABC transporter substrate-binding protein produces the protein MLRSTLHRPALTLALLSGAALFGSASAATLVYGMGGDPVSLDTGTITDGNSSLAQSLVYDMLVRFKKGTSTIAPGLATRWSSNKDATEWTFYLRKNVTFSDGTPFNADAVVYNVNRWWDLAAPEGATAQSKTFTSWQFIFGGFKSDKNSFLKSVKADGPDKVVFTLNNSFAPFPEAMATTFFGIASPTAVKKAGAKYGTPAALPVGTGPFVMQSWQTGDRITLTTNKKHWGKKASYDNLVLRFIKDPSARLNELKAGTIDFTSDLNPDQLGAVKADSSLNEIIVPSFNVGTLSLNIRNQYLKNDKVRQAVSMAINKKAIVDAFWNGLGVSDASFLPPALNWAASKNVPDDYKYDPAAAKKLLADAGYPNGFSIDLWYMPVSRPYFPTPKPIAEAMAADLSAIGIKVNLKTEDWAKYLTDRNTAPGFDMYMIGWTGPYASPYNFYNTYYGEASPADTGYSNPKIFDLLGKAVASSNKAVSAKAYAQIAQITYEANIRLPIVHSRPLGAERSYVKGWQPGPSALTPFEDITIDGKK